A genomic stretch from Phaeodactylum tricornutum CCAP 1055/1 chromosome 22, whole genome shotgun sequence includes:
- a CDS encoding predicted protein: ILFLLFKGGVGKSTVAVNLAYELARMGGRVGLLDIDIYGPSLPLLIHPKDVTVRRSPKGTGMVYPIEHKGVKALSLGFVAKDSGVPGSGPNKNGAAIMRGPLAGKVVSQLLKGTDWGDLDVLVLDMPPGTGDVQIGVLQDLQLSGAVAVTTPSKLALSDTQKGIEMFTSMGVPTLSVVENMS, encoded by the exons atactttttcttttgttcaaGGGGGGCGTGGGAAAGTCAACTGTAGCAGTCAATTTAGCATACGAACTCGCCCGGATGGGTGGACGCGTCGGTCTTTTGGATATTGACATATACGGACCCTCTTTGCCTTTACTGATACACCCTAAGGATGTTACTGTGCGGCGATCCCCAAAAGGTACCGGGATGGTATATCCCATTGAACACAAGGGGGTGAAAGCCTTGTCACTTGGCTTTGTGGCCAAAGACTCCGGCGTTCCCGGAAGCGGTCCGAACAAAAATGGAGCCGCCATCATGAGAGGACCGCTCGCGGGCAAAGTAGTTTCCCAATT ATTGAAAGGAACTGACTGGGGAGATTTGGACGTCTTGGTCCTCGATATGCCTCCGGGAACCGGCGACGTTCAAATCGGGGTTCTTCAGGATCTGCAACTAAGTGGCGCTGTGGCGGTCACCACCCCATCGAAGCTTGCCTTGTCGGACACTCAAAAAGGAATCGAAATGTTTACCTCCATGGGTGTACCCACCCTTTCGGTCGTTGAAAATATGTCC
- a CDS encoding predicted protein has protein sequence MDYTRQLTSSLCENACVSGPQMVLLITLGAITVFRREMSCNHCYAAPEDATVTGKSTEDGSTGMDEWWCAMDQHEAETEELLNGAGLYCSGASVLPTLTPIIKYMTASCYAWKLSASRHHFVKLWSFGGLSSSSSPPKAITISVPTNTDETHVGTNSLTRLPPDALVNILSFLLPKDVVSFACVDKSCQDAVECGETSEALWKSLWHRDYAWLIHAWTIGRGAFDRSGLVPPIYDKEFYFLFGLSYLNYVLAGQNTFDSCLIGLNGHIYDLTPFLMNHPGSPETVMVQAGRDSTSFFHSIRHSSGARKIAQSLCVAVNVARLGDNASGVRPTCATNVDTYDINRPHGVLAVVESPAIETLPSLRKLGTLERLRHSYSHQEERYRIQALANITRVEASLNGEVHVYYDPFRRSWCAWYNDSDLQPVFCSHL, from the coding sequence ATGGACTACACTAGACAATTGACCTCGAGTCTTTGTGAGAACGCTTGTGTCTCGGGCCCTCAAATGGTGCTGTTGATCACTTTGGGTGCAATAACTGTATTCCGGAGAGAGATGAGTTGCAACCACTGTTACGCAGCTCCGGAGGATGCTACTGTGACGGGAAAGAGCACCGAGGATGGCTCGACTGGTATGGACGAGTGGTGGTGTGCTATGGATCAACACGAAGCCGAAACAGAAGAACTCCTAAACGGGGCTGGCTTGTACTGCTCAGGCGCGTCAGTTCTACCTACACTGACACCGATCATTAAATACATGACTGCTTCTTGCTATGCTTGGAAGCTCTCGGCATCGCGTCATCATTTTGTGAAGCTCTGGAGTTTCGGAGGTTtatcttcctcctcctctccACCCAAAGCTATCACGATTTCTGTTCCTACAAACACTGACGAAACTCACGTCGGTACGAATTCTTTGACGCGTTTGCCTCCGGATGCGTTGGTTAATATTCTatcgtttcttcttccgaaagatGTTGTGAGTTTTGCGTGCGTTGATAAATCATGCCAAGATGCTGTTGAATGCGGAGAAACGAGTGAAGCCTTGTGGAAGTCTCTCTGGCATCGTGATTACGCGTGGCTGATCCACGCATGGACGATTGGACGCGGTGCTTTCGACCGATCCGGATTGGTTCCACCAATCTACGACAAGGAGTTCTATTTCTTGTTCGGCCTGAGTTATTTAAATTATGTCTTGGCCGGGCAGAATACGTTTGACTCATGTTTGATTGGACTCAATGGACATATTTACGATTTAACACCTTTCCTGATGAATCATCCCGGTTCACCGGAAACAGTCATGGTACAAGCAGGTCGAGATTCAACATCTTTCTTTCACTCAATTCGGCATAGTTCAGGTGCACGTAAGATTGCACAATCTCTGTGTGTTGCAGTAAATGTGGCCCGACTTGGCGACAACGCCTCCGGTGTCCGCCCAACATGTGCGACAAATGTCGATACCTATGATATCAATAGACCCCATGGAGTACTTGCTGTTGTAGAATCACCAGCAATCGAAACGCTACCCTCACTGAGAAAACTCGGAACACTAGAACGATTACGTCATTCATATTCCCACCAGGAAGAGCGATATCGAATACAGGCGCTCGCTAACATTACACGGGTGGAGGCTTCACTAAACGGCGAGGTCCATGTATATTACGATCCCTTTCGTCGAAGCTGGTGTGCCTGGTACAACGACTCGGACCTGCAACCCGTTTTTTGCTCGCATCTCTGA
- a CDS encoding predicted protein: MRLVILSLALLVGVETRPQSFATTKRGECMPSSADLNHYVCFSDRPVDALVYQCADSEALCPDWAKAGECQKNPGYMQLECRHSCDTCVPLHVGMTQIAPLQEAPTQQQVHDRLVQTQQHVHSKAKENFNVLHNCLNYHELCTFWAVAGECDNSPDFMLRTCRPACYVC; encoded by the coding sequence ATGCGGTTGGTCATTCTGTCACTTGCACTCCTGGTCGGTGTAGAAACAAGACCACAATCGTTCGCCACGACAAAGCGCGGAGAGTGCATGCCTTCCTCCGCGGACCTCAATCACTACGTTTGCTTTTCGGATCGTCCGGTGGACGCTCTGGTGTATCAGTGTGCAGACTCGGAAGCCCTTTGTCCAGATTGGGCCAAGGCTGGCGAATGCCAGAAGAACCCGGGCTACATGCAGCTGGAATGTCGGCATAGTTGCGACACCTGTGTCCCTCTGCATGTTGGTATGACACAGATTGCGCCTCTTCAGGAAGCGCCAACGCAGCAACAAGTTCACGATCGGCTGGTACAGACGCAACAGCACGTACACAGCAAGGCGAAAGAGAACTTCAACGTACTACATAACTGTCTTAACTACCACGAACTGTGCACATTCTGGGCAGTCGCGGGTGAGTGCGACAACAGTCCTGATTTTATGCTGCGGACCTGTCGGCCCGCGTGTTACGTATGTTAG
- a CDS encoding predicted protein has protein sequence MDSERAPETVASRSNEPATVWYSTVRRTKLPRELNNESLLTNTMAKRKALIAVERQKTVPMTSNNTASTSLRGRRTGVIFSSQDDAPLRVDSDGMENADAFFESARTPPAIAVTRKEKENRPQKHLRFSLDSHGTSGSHGFFDKGALRRSQATRRREQWSPSELSKVSTAPPSVDRTREAAVLEEDVEQTRKGDDLDDEEGADAVFENRHAPGSPGANDLVVTNDPFDDDGDDMIPEPPPDSPTPDDDLTQEDDHMEAPTQNESDFPVDMDDDDDLVDDDNEGDGFQMAGSPVPETPDNALTERRLVEEKRFEEKRLKKKRKEEIKLAAMKAFNAANKSSSEADSDDQDAKTPKRKTKGQKKKTSRNAVFSPKGIPTGPREYNAVPVSELKQSPPAEAKKWRRSRRARTKPLDFWKNERIVYGPNDFDDDEYVGVKNMPVPIAFSLAQPTPYKKRKAPVWIDSDKAIALKKHRVAESSAVSIEEEPFDSSKLRKKYDYMNGQDANLWDDGTHEQVFTKAVAFHDELEERKLPLSKLRAKSDGKVVGRAAQAFNIHTEGDYVGYIMGNLTLPPKAIKDPESVGPCAQTFTVVSGQKGAIEIAYGAPSEEEGLLDDETAQRFLLGPRDMFRIPPGNCYRLQNHSKTSECYMTWTIIRAPVNPAESP, from the exons ATGGACAGTGAGCGCGCTCCGGAAACCGTAGCGAGCCGTTCGAACGAGCCCGCCACGGTATGGTATAGTACCGTCCGCAGGACCAAGCTACCGCGGGAACTCAACAACGAATCCCTGTTGACAAACACCATGGCGAAACGAAAGGCCCTTATTGCCGTCGAACGTCAAAAGACCGTACCAATgaccagcaacaacactGCTAGTACTAGTCTTCGTGGGCGCCGTACGGGGGTGATCTTCTCGTCACAGGACGATGCCCCGCTCCGCGTCGACTCGGACGGTATGGAGAACGCCGACGCCTTTTTCGAATCGGCCCGGACGCCGCCAGCGATAGCAGTcacgagaaaggaaaaggaaaatcgACCCCAGAAACACTTGCGATTTTCGTTGGACAGTCACGGCACCTCCGGTAGTCACGGTTTCTTTGACAAGGGCGCGCTCCGCCGCTCCCAAGCGACGCGGCGTCGGGAACAGTGGAGCCCGTCCGAATTGAGCAAAGTCTCGACGGCACCGCCGTCGGTGGACCGGACGCGGGAAGCCgccgttttggaagaagacgtggAACAGACACGCAAAGGAGACGAtctggatgatgaagaaggTGCCGACGCGGTATTTGAGAATCGACACGCACCGGGGAGTCCGGGAGCGAACGATTTGGTTGTCACCAATGATCCTTTCGATGACGATGGAGACGATATGATTCCGGAACCACCTCCGGACTCTCCGACGCCCGATGACGACCTGACGCAGGAAGATGATCACATGGAAGCCCCAACACAGAACGAATCCGATTTCCCCGTTGatatggacgacgacgatgatctcgtcgacgatgacaacgaagGAGACGGGTTCCAAATGGCGGGCTCACCTGTCCCAGAAACGCCCGACAATGCGCTTACGGAACGTCGCCTTGTTGAGGAGAAACGATTTGAGGAGAAACGATTAAAGAAAAAACGCAAAGAAGAGATAAAGCTGGCGGCGATGAAAGCCTTCAATGCTGCCAacaagtcgtcgtcggaggctgacagtgacgacCAGGATGCCAAGACGCCGAAGCGAAAAACCAAAggacaaaagaagaaaacatCAAGGAACGCTGTCTTTTCTCCCAAGGGAATTCCCACTGGTCCTCGTGAGTACAACGCTGTACCCGTTTCGGAACTCAAGCAATCTCCTCCCGCCGAGGCAAAAAAATGGCGTCGCTCACGTCGGGCTCGGACCAAACCGCtcgacttttggaaaaacgaacGCATCGTCTACGGCCCCAAcgactttgacgacgatgagtATGTGGGAGTCAAGAACATGCCGGTACCGATCGCATTTTCCTTGGCCCAGCCTACGCCATACAAGAAGCGTAAGGCTCCTGTTTGGATCGATTCTGACAAGGCCATAGCGTTAAAGAAGCACCGTGTGGCCGAGTCGTCTGCCGTGTCGATTGAAGAAGAGCCTTTCGACAGTAGTAAGCTGCGCAAGAAATACGATTACATGAACGGGCAAGACGCAAACTTGTGGGACGATGGAACTCACGAGCAGGTTTTTACAA AGGCCGTCGCTTTTCACGACGAGCTCGAAGAACGCAAACTTCCGCTATCCAAACTGCGCGCCAAGTCTGACGGTAAGGTAGTGGGACGTGCCGCACAGGCTTTCAACATTCACACAGAGGGCGACTACGTTGGCTACATCATGGGCAACCTTACACTACCTCCCAAGGCTATTAAGGACCCCGAATCGGTCGGGCCCTGTGCTCAAACGTTCACTGTTGTTAGCGGCCAAAAGGGAGCCATCGAAATCGCCTACGGAGCGCCTAGCGAAGAGGAGGGCTTGCTCGACGATGAGACGGCCCAGCGTTTTCTGCTGGGTCCGCGTGACATGTTCCGTATCCCCCCCGGCAACTGTTACAGATTGCAGAATCACTCCAAGACGAGCGAGTGCTACATGACATGGACAATTATTCGGGCACCAGTGAACCCTGCCGAATCGCCTTAG
- a CDS encoding predicted protein, protein MKWTNVHIWLGVGTLLAGRESSTVHAESHEHRSRKLAVAVASRVLQKSVNDFVTNSIARPQQLNLPPQMQQQSPLHLHRTLEDGSNVECDAAFMECILNDKCVECFLKMQTEGIDWAFVTKETPCDSVLETLYDKTFCLNQRGDEAAEGIFCSTFAACVDTTQEVPEEDDKTIDCSKLTKCDWPGIHLSFLGDGVCHENLEGCYNTAVCNYDGGDCCDDTCSTDSDYKKCGQDGFSCKDPSSAKCDSSLTTGCPISDDDDGAFPLPPQCSDSQAIYRLVMYDSFGDGWDETVLTIRDADTRRSVYTGSLQEGSQGTQLICLSRYAQCYHVDVNGGTWGNEVSWEVKPYTDGTPALAGGSSPMSCDFSVSGGKCEKTCTGRPNIRPADDPEYKEFKEMYTCINEKCPIQVGACQKDEACSNCFVEEAPDYCFGIDTFNAVVDCTLCKCSGVKDSDFCDKKASPGIIIPDADAKPGGDSVKKPCTPAETLKGGQSVIKFSQCTDLDQVGMMVTDFDQSNFGDLDVFEMCAHSFNKDVNHGGRTAQGCMQILANTMNTAARDSNSSEDQRTTAIAALAKFLYTDAKSFCDCAKDASDNCPLCPSFANFKTLLYESLDACQSLDEIDCDAWDEFQKPCKQNLQSTFGTIDFTKEEQCDFVHDNSCGGAGPFPAFRRLDCGDELESTVWNFYLDFAKGCLSDAPPTPVSPTPSPVTPRTAVPVAPAPTPVNPSPYDPSPAQPSDNKKPYVPPEERDKKKSKDAKPDDTSSKKKSHWFRNLFILCLLCGGGYYYYKRRSEFSFVRYRRARNFGGDEDGVYSGLTMESSTSFEPPSLPPTPAAMGNYT, encoded by the exons ATGAAGTGGACGAATGTCCATATTTGGCTCGGTGTAGGGACGCTACTCGCGGGACGGGAATCCAGCACCGTACACGCCGAGTCGCACGAGCACCGTTCCCGGAAGCTCGCAGTAGCCGTTGCGTCTCG TGTCTTGCAGAAGTCAGTGAACGACTTTGTGACGAATTCAATTGCGCGACCGCAGCAGTTGAACTTGCCGCCCCAGATGCAGCAGCAATCGCCGTTGCATCTCCACAGAACTTTAGAAGATGGATCCAATGTAGAATGCGATGCTGCCTTTATGGAGTGTATTCTCAACGACAAGTGCGTAGAGTGCTTTCTGAAAATGCAAACGGAAGGGATCGATTGGGCGTTCGTCACCAAAGAAACGCCGTGCGATTCGGTCTTGGAGACGCTCTACGACAAAACGTTTTGTCTCAATCAGCGTGGTGATGAAGCCGCTGAGGGAATCTTTTGTAGTACGTTTGCTGCTTGTGTGGATACAACACAGGAAGTCCCAGAAGAGGACGACAAAACGATTGATTGCAGCAAGCTTACTAAATGTGATTGGCCCGGAATCCATCTTAGCTTTTTGGGGGATGGTGTGTGTCACGAGAATCTGGAGGGTTGCTACAATACAGCCGTTTGTAATTACGATGGGGGCGACTGCTGCGACGACACTTGTTCGACCGACAGCGACTACAAAAAATGTGGACAAGATGGGTTTTCGTGCAAGGACCCTAGTAGTGCCAAATGTGACTCCTCTCTTACCACGGGCTGTCCGAtaagcgacgacgacgatggcgcgTTCCCTTTACCACCCCAGTGCTCTGATTCCCAAGCGATTTATCGTTTGGTCATGTACGATTCCTTTGGCGATGGCTGGGACGAGACAGTTCTCACAATTCGGGATGCTGATACCAGACGTAGTGTTTACACCGGATCTTTGCAGGAAGGGTCACAGGGGACTCAACTTATCTGCCTCAGTCGCTATGCCCAGTGCTATCACGTCGATGTCAACGGTGGCACCTGGGGCAACGAAGTCTCGTGGGAAGTCAAGCCCTACACAGATGGTACTCCGGCCTTGGCTGGTGGAAGCTCGCCTATGAGTTGCGACTTTTCCGTCTCTGGAGGCAAATGTGAAAAAACATGCACCGGACGACCCAATATTCGTCCCGCAGACGATCCAGAGTACAAAGAATTCAAGGAAATGTATACTTGCATCAACGAAAAGTGTCCGATTCAGGTAGGGGCATGTCAGAAGGACGAAGCTTGCAGCAACTGTTTTGTGGAAGAGGCTCCCGATTACTGTTTTGGCATTGACACATTTAATGCGGTAGTCGATTGTACCTTGTGCAAGTGTAGTGGAGTCAAAGATAGTGATTTCTGCGACAAGAAAGCGTCCCCAGGTATAATCATCCCGGATGCAGACGCCAAGCCCGGTGGAGATTCTGTCAAGAAACCCTGCACACCAGCTGAGACACTCAAAGGTGGGCAATCTGTAATAAAGTTTAGCCAGTGCACTGATTTGGATCAAGTTGGTATGATGGTAACCGATTTCGATCAAAGCAACTTTGGGGATTTGGATGTGTTCGAAATGTGCGCACATTCGTTCAACAAGGATGTCAACCATGGTGGACGCACGGCACAAGGATGTATGCAAATTCTTGCCAACACCATGAATACTGCCGCGAGAGACTCGAATTCCTCGGAGGATCAACGCACTACAGCAATTGCTGCCTTGGCCAAATTCCTGTACACAGACGCGAAGAGTTTTTGCGATTGCGCAAAAGATGCTTCTGATAATTGCCCTCTCTGTCCTTCATTCGCCAATTTCAAGACTCTCTTATACGAGTCACTAGATGCATGTCAATCTTTGGACGAGATCGACTGCGACGCTTGGGACGAGTTTCAAAAACCGTGTAAGCAGAATCTACAGTCCACGTTTGGAACGATCGATTTCACGAAGGAGGAACAGTGTGATTTTGTCCATGATAATAGCTGCGGTGGCGCTGGTCCATTTCCAGCCTTTCGTCGACTTGATTGCGGAGACGAGCTGGAATCTACTGTTTGGAACTTCTACCTtgactttgccaaaggcTGTTTAAGCGATGCCCCGCCGACCCCTGTAAGCCCAACTCCGTCACCAGTGACTCCGCGGACCGCCGTCCCCGTTGCACCAGCTCCAACGCCGGTCAATCCTTCACCCTACGATCCATCTCCTGCGCAGCCGTCGGACAACAAAAAGCCATATGTGCCTCCAGAGGAACgtgacaagaaaaagtcgaaaGACGCCAAACCCGACGACACGAGCAGTAAGAAGAAATCGCACTGGTTCCGAAATCTTTTCATTCTTTGTTTGCTCTGTGGAGGAGGTTATTACTACTACAAACGCCGATCAGAGTTTAGCTTCGTTCGCTACCGCCGGGCTCGGAACTttggcggcgacgaagatGGCGTGTACAGCGGTCTCACAATGGAAAGCTCCACATCATTCGAGCCGCCGTCATTGCCACCAACTCCTGCTGCCATGGGCAACTACACATAA
- a CDS encoding predicted protein, which produces MSSGSSLSPLYAPRFAEGLQMPAEDCRDYLRTGRCKYGPSCKYNHPANVQSGGGMRAPIDPSEPLFPVRLNEPLCQYYMKHGSCKFGQACKFNHPPQLSHSSQVAGDTPVTGNGRSTDVPVVFSQCDGPMMLQFLPQRPDEPDCIYFLKNGRCKYGATCRYHHPVNYHKHRAEESRRQHRAQLQEQYAPQKVQYIAQTVPNGNFKGQHVMSDNPLTFMSYDVPSGTPGFQPMSLVMGADGSTSYATHIGPNIVTEQGSSASSIASSYETAPTGFDQFQGDPSMWARARRNGSGNSLTAYTIDSSNRGARLAMTHSPSEGSMASRRHRASSHGSASESSYHDVNQSGLSRSGSVGSWRNDRVPSSTYDRRLPTQYISRIDGVVSDQQPRGRPPSMSMAPGHRPSPRSRKPRAHGENDEGFTMMTSALLNMLDTPEEASTESFSDEDNHRYRLQEPCEEQRPLYGDPLDVESSMFERLSLNGVKHNYQIRSVSDTNTSDSWSPTWQGSLRGPASPPASSLDGNAQALSAIPPRHSQGHNTPPSSDIGLFIP; this is translated from the coding sequence ATGTCTTCTGGTTCTTCTCTTTCTCCGCTGTACGCGCCACGCTTTGCGGAAGGTCTCCAAATGCCGGCGGAAGACTGTCGCGACTATCTACGAACAGGCCGATGCAAGTATGGGCCGTCATGCAAGTATAATCACCCAGCTAATGTACAAAGCGGAGGGGGTATGCGGGCGCCTATTGACCCTTCGGAACCACTCTTTCCCGTGCGTCTCAACGAGCCACTCTGCCAATACTACATGAAGCACGGCAGCTGTAAATTTGGACAAGCATGCAAGTTCAACCACCCTCCTCAGCTTAGCCACAGTTCACAAGTTGCAGGGGACACCCCTGTTACCGGCAATGGGCGTAGTACCGACGTACCTGTCGTCTTCAGTCAATGCGATGGTCCAATGATGCTACAATTTCTTCCACAACGCCCCGATGAACCGGATTGCATCTACTTTTTGAAGAACGGACGATGCAAGTACGGAGCAACTTGCCGCTATCATCATCCGGTGAACTATCACAAGCACCGCGCGGAGGaatctcgtcgtcaacatcgaGCGCAACTTCAGGAGCAGTACGCGCCTCAAAAGGTACAATACATTGCCCAAACAGTGCCCAACGGAAACTTCAAGGGTCAGCACGTGATGTCTGATAACCCTTTGACTTTTATGAGCTACGATGTGCCATCCGGAACTCCAGGGTTCCAGCCAATGTCTCTTGTCATGGGAGCCGATGGTAGTACTTCGTACGCAACTCACATCGGGCCAAATATAGTTACCGAGCAAGGATCTTCGGCTTCATCTATTGCTTCTTCTTACGAAACGGCGCCAACAGGCTTTGATCAATTCCAAGGCGATCCATCCATGTGGGCTCGTGCTCGACGCAACGGCAGTGGAAATAGCCTGACAGCATACACGATCGACTCATCTAATCGAGGAGCGCGTCTTGCCATGACTCACAGTCCAAGCGAGGGTAGTATGGCTTCGCGCAGACATCGTGCGAGCTCTCACGGAAGCGCGAGCGAGAGCTCCTATCACGATGTGAACCAATCTGGATTGAGTCGAAGCGGTTCGGTTGGTTCGTGGCGCAATGATCGAGTTCCTTCCTCTACCTATGATCGCCGGCTTCCGACACAATACATTTCAAGAATAGACGGAGTTGTGAGCGATCAACAACCGCGTGGACGACCTCCTTCTATGTCCATGGCACCAGGACATCGACCCAGCCCCAGAAGCCGCAAACCAAGGGCGCACGGAGAAAACGATGAGGGCTTTACCATGATGACCTCTGCTCTGTTGAATATGCTTGACACACCGGAAGAGGCATCGACCGAAAGCTtcagcgacgaagacaaccATCGCTACCGCTTACAAGAGCCGTGTGAAGAGCAACGCCCCCTATACGGCGACCCGTTGGACGTCGAATCATCCATGTTTGAACGTTTGTCTTTGAATGGTGTAAAGCACAATTACCAAATTCGATCCGTATCAGATACAAACACGAGTGATTCATGGTCTCCAACGTGGCAGGGTTCCTTAAGAGGGCCAGCTTCCCCTCCTGCATCCTCACTCGATGGCAATGCTCAAGCTTTGTCGGCTATCCCACCACGCCATTCGCAAGGTCATAACACCCCACCATCCTCTGATATCGGTCTCTTTATACCCTAG
- a CDS encoding predicted protein — MVGSVVKPCRSKRLKGVLSTQTSGFSGASVEEKLGLQAEQRSDEPEVVLFQRGPGRDGLPRSGLFFSSLHTIYWIWYGFDFVPAINASPVADIHIDPMIPLVGTVFAAFIQLVFTSYPTRLVHKLTWRPTAQSLQLYTYSIPFIRPRTTPTVFPVGEIMLDASSSDTERILKEFGGNIGRFKGHLGISKPGGSWPPYLLDMREASDAPEPEILLEALLSPTGMTVGGAGAFQVRKTGSGEGKKKNRSRESSLKKIIRQRR; from the coding sequence ATGGTCGGCAGCGTGGTGAAGCCATGTCGCTCTAAAAGGCTGAAGGGGGTTCTATCGACACAGACATCTGGATTTTCGGGAGCGTCTGTTGAAGAAAAGCTGGGTTTACAAGCCGAACAACGCAGTGACGAACCAGAAGTAGTCTTGTTCCAACGCGGCCCAGGCCGCGATGGACTGCCCCGTTCCGGTTTATTCTTTTCCTCTCTACACACGATCTATTGGATCTGGTACGGTTTCGATTTTGTGCCCGCCATCAACGCGTCTCCCGTTGCAGATATTCACATTGATCCGATGATACCCTTAGTCGGTACCGTGTTTGCCGCTTTTATCCAGTTGGTCTTCACGAGTTACCCGACACGTCTTGTGCACAAGCTCACGTGGAGGCCAACAGCACAGTCGCTTCAACTGTATACTTACAGTATACCATTTATCCGTCCAAGAACAACTCCTACAGTGTTTCCTGTAGGCGAAATTATGCTGGATGCATCCAGTTCGGATACCGAGCGCATTTTGAAAGAGTTCGGTGGCAACATAGGCCGTTTCAAGGGCCATCTTGGGATTTCGAAGCCCGGCGGCTCCTGGCCGCCGTACCTACTGGATATGCGTGAAGCATCGGACGCTCCCGAGCCCGAAATTTTGCTGGAGGCCCTGTTGTCCCCTACCGGGATGACGGTTGGCGGTGCAGGTGCCTTTCAAGTTCGAAAAACCGGAagtggtgaaggaaaaaaaAAGAATCGATCACGAGAAAGCTCCTTGAAAAAAATCATACGTCAACGGCGATAA
- a CDS encoding predicted protein, which translates to MKSAAFLLGLVSLSAAFTPQPRISLGARAVCGTTLYAAVASVKDVTDDASDRMAKSVDSVRLNLQSVRTGRASAQILDRVKVDYYGVETPLNQMATISVPSAQQLSIDPYDKTSLNNIETAIVESDLGLTTNNDGSIIRINIPSMTEDRRKEMLKLCKSIGEEGKVAVRNIRRDGLDTIKKMEKSSDIGEDEMKDGQDTMQKLTDKNVKEIDEVVGAKEKEVMKV; encoded by the exons ATGAAAAGCGCTGCATTTCTTCTCGGACTTGTATCGCTTAGCGCTGCCTTTACCCCGCAGCCCCGGATTTCATTGGGTGCCAGAGCCGTTTGTGGTACAACCTTATACGCTGCCGTCGCCTCCGTAAAGGATGTTACCGACGATGCGTCGGATCGCATGGCGAAATCGGTCGATTCGGTCCGCTTGAACCTACAATCGGTCCGTACGGGTCGAGCCTCGGCCCAAATTTTGGATCGCGTCAAGGTGGATTACTACGGCGTCGAAACGCCGCTTAACCAAATGGCCACGATCAGTGTTCCATCTGCCCAGCAACTGTCCATTGATCCTTACGATAAAACTTCTTTGAACAATATTGAGACTGCTATTGTGGAATCAGACTTGGGATTGACTACAAACAACGATGGATCCATCATCCGCATCAACATTCCTTCCATGACAGAAGATCGGCGTAAGGAGATGCTAAAGCTCTGCAAGTCCATTGGGGAAGAAGGAAAGGTTGCGGTTCGGAATATTCGACGGGATGGTCTAGACACCATCAAAAAAATGGAGAAAAGCAGTGATATTG GCGAGGACGAAATGAAGGATGGTCAAGACACCATGCAAAAGCTCACCGATAAGAATGTCAAAGAAATTGATGAAGTTGTCGGTGCTAAAGAGAAGGAAGTCATGAAGGTTTAG